Proteins encoded within one genomic window of Eleutherodactylus coqui strain aEleCoq1 chromosome 1, aEleCoq1.hap1, whole genome shotgun sequence:
- the LOC136573406 gene encoding uncharacterized protein, whose product MPSCVVQGCFSGGRRKEEGVILHVFPKEREMIKRWLIETGQDFGDIEAFTDKIIEGKKYDTYRMCSKHFREYCYTQSDGFRKSLRKDAIPTVFDVPSTSNETCILLPSGKRKRIDDEYDGSFLEYQFSHGEICPTCGHVFEEKRKTDEKGIVTEPMGRKLRSTQTDPRWGKRTISTETKFKKYHKKIQCRRLSEKKLKKLSLLSTSAKHQLIGTLTDSEDSLDTEMDNDSNSSGSSPKHEFESGFQLSLTPRNDPTKKKVMHTDVLDLKLRAQETHSVCSDPVKDRKFIVFESCLDELILSMPCRGEQGCDRPIVKIWKEINGTFIAVHVSCGNHSYKLWESQPQTGGIPAGNLLLSSAILFSGLTYVKIRHLFYILGLLCIDKSTYFKNQTNHLFPAINNQWTLEQNVIIDNLKKSPVCLAGDGQFDRPRHLAKHGIYTLLDVNSKKVVSFHVEQFSAGNSSFGLKKEACKQALRSLLRKQLNIKIICTERQLGLRKMIKAHFPSIIHQYDIWQLSKSVGNKMVKASRKKNCEELAKWVSAARNHLWWSASTCNEDRSLLTEKWRSILFHIVNRHSWEGSESYNNCNHEPVVTSTFGPKKWLEEGSTVHNEVKEVVLDRTLQKDLQHLSYFSHSRELEVFRSAIRKYRPPKKHLVTDGITARTQLAALYHNRNVHSVQEQARTASEVYALGTTRCKAQRQKVVKALYKPSSQEFLFPIMSEIIQMAPKNRDINREPKKRIRY is encoded by the coding sequence ATGCCTTCTTGTGTTGTGCAAGGCTGTTTttctggaggaagaagaaaggaggAAGGAGTTATTTTGCATGTGTTTCCAAAAGAGAGAGAAATGATAAAACGATGGCTTATAGAGACAGGACAAGACTTTGGAGATATTGAAGCCTTTACGGATAAAAtcattgaaggaaaaaaatatgacacTTACAGAATGTGCTCAAAGCACTTCAGAGAGTATTGCTACACGCAGTCGGATGGTTTCCGGAAAAGTTTGCGCAAAGATGCAATACCAACCGTCTTTGATGTGCCATCAACCTCTAATGAAACTTGCATCCTTTTACCGTCTGGAAAGAGGAAAAGAATTGACGACGAATATGATGGTTCGTTCCTAGAGTACCAGTTTTCTCATGGAGAGATTTGCCCCACCTGTGGGCATGTTTTTGAAGAAAAGCGAAAGACAGATGAGAAAGGAATAGTAACTGAACCTATGGGAAGAAAATTGCGCTCAACACAAACTGATCCAAGGTGGGGAAAGAGAACCATATCGACTGAAACCAAGTTTAAAAAGTACCACAAAAAAATCCAGTGTCGGCGACTTtctgaaaaaaaattgaagaaatTGTCTCTGCTTAGTACTTCTGCTAAACATCAGTTGATCGGGACACTAACGGACAGTGAGGACAGTCTCGACACTGAAATGGACAATGACAGTAACAGCAGCGGTAGCAGTCCAAAACACGAATTTGAATCAGGTTTTCAGCTTTCCTTAACGCCTCGTAATGATCCCACGAAAAAGAAAGTAATGCACACCGATGTCCTCGACTTGAAACTTCGCGCACAAGAGACCCACTCCGTATGCAGTGATCCCGTTAAGGACCGGAAGTTTATAGTTTTTGAAAGCTGCCTAGATGAACTAATCCTGTCGATGCcatgcaggggagagcagggctgTGATCGACCAATTGTTAAAATTTGGAAAGAAATTAATGGCACTTTTATAGCTGTTCATGTTTCTTGTGGAAATCACAGCTATAAACTGTGGGAAAGTCAACCACAAACCGGAGGAATACCGGCAGGCAATCTATTACTCTCCTCTGCTATTCTGTTCAGTGGATTGACCTACGTGAAGATCAGACACCTTTTCTATATACTGGGACTTCTCTGCATAGATAAGTCAACATATTTTAAGAATCAAACTAACCATCTCTTTCCTGCAATCAATAATCAATGGACTTTGGAACAAAATGTCATTATAGACAACCTGAAGAAAAGCCCAGTCTGTCTGGCTGGGGATGGCCAGTTTGATCGTCCACGGCACTTGGCGAAACATGGCATCTACACACTGTTGGACGTCAACAGCAAAAAAGTTGTATCTTTCCATGTTGAACAATTCTCTGCTGGAAATTCCTCTTTTGGTCTTAAAAAAGAAGCTTGCAAACAAGCTCTAAGAAGTCTTCTTCGAAAGCAGCTGAACATTAAGATTATATGCACGGAAAGGCAATTGGGACTTCGTAAAATGATCAAGGCACACTTTCCTTCGATTATACATCAGTATGATATCTGGCAGCTTTCAAAATCAGTTGGCAACAAGATGGTCAAGGCTAGTcggaaaaaaaactgtgaagaACTAGCCAAGTGGGTTAGTGCTGCAAGAAACCACTTATGGTGGAGTGCAAGTACGTGCAATGAGGACCGTTCCCTTCTAACTGAGAAATGGAGATCTATCTTATTCCACATTGTTAATAGACATTCATGGGAAGGGAGTGAAAGTTATAATAACTGTAACCATGAACCGGTGGTTACATCTACATTTGGTCCAAAGAAATGGCTTGAGGAAGGCAGCACAGTTCACAATGAAGTAAAAGAAGTGGTGTTGGACAGAACTTTACAGAAAGACCTTCAGCATTTGTCATACTTCTCTCATAGCAGAGAGCTGGAGGTCTTTCGCAGCGCCATTCGGAAATacaggccccccaaaaaacaccttGTAACAGATGGTATAACGGCACGTACACAACTCGCCGCACTGTATCACAACCGGAACGTACACAGTGTTCAAGAGCAAGCAAGAACGGCTTCAGAAGTATATGCTTTGGGGACCACACGTTGCAAAGCCCAGAGACAAAAGGTTGTTAAAGCTTTGTATAAGCCGTCAAGCCAAGAGTTTCTGTTTCCAATAATGTCGGAAATTATACAGATGGCCCCTAAAAATCGCGATATAAATCGGGAGCCTAAAAAAAGAATAAGGTACTGA